From one Cyprinus carpio isolate SPL01 chromosome B3, ASM1834038v1, whole genome shotgun sequence genomic stretch:
- the socs3a gene encoding suppressor of cytokine signaling 3a, which yields MVTHSKFDNAMSSSLFDASMRLTSHHYKTFSSKLQFQMVQHAVRMLQESGFYWGSISGKDANHLLNSEPSGTFLVRDSSDNRHFFTLSVKTESGTKNLRVQCDNKSFFLQTDSKSMQSVPRFDCVLKLVHHYMPSSRSSLSIGSSRNSYYIYTGGEKIPLELLRPLPCIMSSLQHLCRKTVNGHIDVSSKREQLPQQLKDFLQEYDAPI from the coding sequence ATGGTCACCCACAGCAAGTTTGACAACGCAATGAGCAGCAGCCTGTTTGATGCAAGCATGCGGCTGACGTCTCACCATTACAAGACCTTCAGCTCAAAGCTGCAGTTCCAGATGGTGCAGCACGCCGTCAGGATGCTCCAGGAGAGCGGATTCTACTGGGGCTCCATCAGCGGCAAAGACGCCAATCACCTGTTGAACTCGGAGCCCAGCGGGACCTTTCTGGTGCGAGACAGCTCAGACAACCGGCACTTCTTCACGCTCAGCGTCAAGACCGAGTCGGGCACCAAGAACCTGCGGGTGCAGTGTGACAACAAGTCCTTTTTCCTTCAGACGGACTCCAAGAGCATGCAGTCCGTGCCCCGCTTCGACTGCGTGCTGAAACTCGTCCATCACTACATGCCCTCGTCCAGAAGCTCTCTGTCCATCGGGAGCTCAAGGAACTCATACTACATCTACACGGGGGGCGAGAAGATCCCTCTGGAGCTGTTGAGACCCCTTCCTTGCATAATGTCCTCCCTGCAGCATCTCTGCAGGAAGACTGTCAATGGACATATAGACGTTTCCAGCAAAAGAGAGCAGCTGCCTCAACAGCTGAAAGACTTCTTACAAGAGTATGACGCTCCCATTTAA